From Streptomyces sp. TLI_105, the proteins below share one genomic window:
- a CDS encoding MMPL family transporter, producing MAAIARWCLRHRLVVVLLWLLALGGTAAGATLAGSAYSNDYEAPGTESGRATALLDRGFHGLGGDSDTIVWHTERGSVRADAVEERVTGMLDEVADLPGIAAVTDPYDDNQGQISEDGHTAYATVTFDAQADDIPEAQARALVDTARAAATDDLQIELGGSAVALTEAPGGHIAEIVGVAVAAVVLFLAFGSLAASALPIATALVSVGIAYSGIVLLGHLMTVADFAPMLGMLVGLGVGIDYALFIVTRHRRGLKRGLSVAEAAETAVATTGRAVVFAGATVCIALLGMLILRLGFLNGVAIAASLTVLLTVAASVTLLPALLSFIGTRALSRRERRTLAERGPQPELPTGFAARWSAFVERHPKLLGAVAVLVMGVLALPTLSLHLGTSDQGNGPGTATTRKAYDLLADGFGPGVNGPLTLVAGLDGADDRVALDQLPAALTATKGVASVSPVTYNSAGDTAVLTVVPDSSPQSKATSELVDRLRDDVLPKAEAGTSLDVHVGGVTASYDDFAEIIVGKLPLFVGVVIALGCLLLLLAFRSLGIPLKAALMNVAAVAGAFGIVVAIFQWGWGSEPLGLGSSGPIEPFLPVIMVSVLFGLSMDYQVFLVSRMYEEWLETGDNRRAVRVGLAETSRVINSAAVIMISVFLAFVLSGDRVIAMFGIALAAAVALDAFVLRTLLVPALMHLLGGANWWLPKWLDRLLPRISIEPPECREAADTRAKIPVQRVTAPAAEERNDDVRDIAG from the coding sequence TTGGCCGCAATCGCACGGTGGTGCCTCCGGCACCGTCTCGTCGTCGTTCTCCTGTGGCTCCTCGCCCTCGGCGGCACCGCCGCCGGCGCGACCCTCGCCGGCAGCGCGTATTCCAACGACTACGAGGCCCCCGGCACCGAGTCCGGCCGGGCCACCGCCCTCCTCGACCGGGGCTTCCACGGCCTCGGCGGCGACAGCGACACCATCGTCTGGCACACCGAACGCGGCAGCGTCCGCGCCGACGCCGTCGAAGAGCGCGTGACCGGGATGCTCGACGAGGTCGCCGACCTCCCCGGCATCGCCGCCGTCACCGACCCGTACGACGACAACCAGGGACAGATCAGCGAGGACGGGCACACCGCCTACGCCACCGTCACCTTCGACGCGCAGGCCGACGACATCCCCGAGGCCCAGGCCCGGGCCCTCGTGGACACCGCCAGGGCCGCCGCGACCGACGACCTCCAGATCGAGCTCGGCGGCAGCGCCGTTGCCCTCACCGAGGCCCCCGGCGGACACATCGCCGAGATCGTCGGCGTCGCCGTCGCCGCGGTCGTCCTCTTCCTCGCCTTCGGCTCGCTCGCCGCCTCCGCGCTCCCGATAGCGACCGCGCTCGTCAGCGTCGGCATCGCGTACTCCGGGATCGTGCTCCTCGGCCACCTGATGACCGTCGCCGACTTCGCCCCCATGCTCGGCATGCTCGTCGGCCTCGGCGTCGGCATCGACTACGCCCTCTTCATCGTCACCCGGCACCGCAGAGGCCTCAAACGCGGCCTCTCCGTCGCCGAGGCCGCCGAGACCGCCGTCGCCACCACCGGCCGCGCCGTCGTCTTCGCCGGCGCCACCGTCTGCATCGCCCTGCTCGGCATGCTCATCCTGCGGCTCGGCTTCCTCAACGGCGTCGCCATCGCCGCCTCGCTCACCGTGCTCCTCACGGTCGCCGCCTCCGTCACCCTGCTGCCCGCCCTGCTCTCGTTCATCGGCACGCGGGCGCTGTCCCGGCGCGAACGCCGGACGCTCGCCGAGCGCGGCCCGCAGCCCGAGCTGCCCACCGGTTTCGCCGCCCGCTGGTCCGCCTTCGTCGAGCGGCACCCCAAGCTCCTCGGCGCGGTCGCCGTCCTCGTCATGGGCGTCCTGGCGCTGCCGACCCTCTCGCTCCACCTCGGCACCTCCGACCAGGGCAACGGCCCGGGCACCGCGACCACGCGCAAGGCGTACGACCTGCTCGCCGACGGCTTCGGGCCGGGCGTCAACGGGCCCCTCACCCTCGTCGCCGGCCTCGACGGCGCCGACGACCGGGTCGCCCTCGACCAGCTGCCGGCCGCGCTCACCGCCACCAAGGGCGTCGCGTCCGTCTCCCCGGTCACGTACAACAGCGCGGGCGACACCGCCGTCCTCACCGTCGTGCCCGACTCCTCGCCGCAGTCCAAGGCGACCAGCGAGCTCGTCGACCGGCTCCGCGACGACGTCCTCCCGAAGGCCGAGGCGGGCACCTCCCTCGACGTGCACGTGGGCGGCGTCACCGCCTCGTACGACGACTTCGCCGAGATCATCGTCGGCAAGCTGCCGCTCTTCGTCGGCGTGGTCATCGCGCTCGGCTGTCTGCTGCTCCTGCTCGCCTTCCGGTCCCTCGGCATCCCGCTCAAGGCCGCCCTCATGAACGTCGCCGCCGTCGCAGGCGCCTTCGGCATCGTCGTCGCGATCTTCCAGTGGGGCTGGGGGAGCGAGCCGCTCGGCCTCGGCAGCTCCGGACCGATCGAACCCTTCCTCCCCGTGATCATGGTCTCCGTCCTCTTCGGACTCTCCATGGACTACCAGGTCTTCCTGGTCAGCCGGATGTACGAGGAGTGGCTGGAGACCGGCGACAACCGGCGGGCGGTCCGGGTCGGCCTCGCCGAGACCAGCCGCGTGATCAACTCCGCCGCGGTCATCATGATCTCCGTCTTCCTGGCCTTCGTCCTCTCCGGCGACCGGGTCATCGCGATGTTCGGCATCGCGCTCGCGGCGGCCGTCGCCCTCGACGCCTTCGTCCTGCGCACCCTCCTCGTCCCCGCGCTCATGCACCTGCTCGGCGGCGCGAACTGGTGGCTGCCGAAATGGCTCGACCGGCTGCTGCCCCGGATCAGCATCGAACCCCCGGAGTGCCGCGAGGCCGCCGACACGCGTGCGAAGATCCCCGTACAGCGCGTGACGGCTCCGGCCGCGGAGGAGAGGAACGACGATGTTCGCGATATCGCTGGGTGA
- a CDS encoding DUF6232 family protein, whose translation MARRKVIRVEVSKRVLWIGASAYPLQNIARATTVRFKPQRARAVGNFVKSVLITGLLLVAALAAAQADELSGSDRELIVQGAEVTAAVLVAAFLARLVVVLFTRTYYALVVETSGNPLTLLAGVDRDEVHQLVRDIMRAIEDPDFTGFVKQMVTYNIGSMRDFYNASGAGSVGRMGSDRER comes from the coding sequence ATGGCCAGACGCAAGGTCATCAGGGTCGAGGTCAGCAAGCGGGTGCTCTGGATCGGCGCCTCGGCGTACCCCCTGCAGAACATCGCCCGGGCGACGACGGTCAGGTTCAAGCCCCAGCGGGCACGCGCCGTGGGGAACTTCGTGAAGTCCGTGCTGATCACGGGTCTGCTCCTGGTCGCCGCGCTCGCCGCCGCCCAGGCCGACGAGCTGTCCGGCAGCGACCGGGAGCTGATCGTCCAGGGGGCGGAAGTCACCGCGGCCGTACTCGTGGCGGCCTTCCTCGCCCGGTTGGTCGTCGTCCTGTTCACGAGGACGTACTACGCGCTGGTCGTCGAGACCTCGGGAAACCCGCTCACGCTGCTGGCCGGTGTGGACCGCGACGAGGTGCACCAGCTCGTGCGCGACATCATGCGGGCCATCGAGGACCCCGACTTCACCGGCTTCGTCAAGCAGATGGTCACCTACAACATCGGCAGCATGCGGGACTTCTACAACGCGTCCGGTGCGGGCAGCGTGGGGAGGATGGGCAGTGACCGGGAACGGTGA